The Stenotrophomonas maltophilia sequence GCCCAACCGTAGGCCTTTTCGCGCGGCTGGATGCGCGTATCCGGGCTGAGCTGGACCATGCCGAACGGCACCGTTGCACCCGGATAGGTGTGGCCTTCCCCACCGGTGCCGATGAACGGGTCGACCGAGGCGTAGGCCTTGTCGGCGGCGGTTTTCGGCGTGGCAGCCAGAGCGGCACCGGAAGCAAGCATGGCGGTGGCGGCGAAGGCGATCAGGAGGCGACGGTCCAGCGTGGGCATCGGCATTTGGATCGATTCATATGATGGCCGGATGCTAGCACCCGGCTACCGGCACCGCATGTTGCGGCGCAGCTGAATGGATCCAAAGGCGACAAAAGTTGTCCTGTCTTATCTGCAACTAATTGCATGTTCCCGCGCCTTGGCGATCACCAGACTCTGCGCAAGCCCAATGCGGCACAAAAGAGGCGTCTTGCAAGATGCCCGTTTGCGATGTGACGGCTATCGCAATACGCCTCGCGCGGGCCAGGAACAGCACCTTATTCACTTCACTTTCACACCATGTGAGCGTTTGATTCACGCCGACGAAGTGAATGCGGTTTCTGTCCTGAAGTTCGATACCCACAGGAGTCCGGTCATGAAGATCGCCGTTCGTCGTTCCCTTGCGCTGGCTGTCGCCAGTTCCCTTGCCCTCGGACTTCCGGCTTACGCGGGTATCCTCACGCCGGGGCAGTCCGCCACCGTGCAACCCGGGGATACTGCCGAGACGTGGAGCCTGTCTGGTGCCCGCATTGATGTGCGCCCCGGCGGGCAGACGTTGTCGATCTTTGCACGCGACTCGTCCAGCGTGATCCTGGATGGGGCGCAGGTTTCTTTCTCAGGGTCCGACGCTGCTGTTCGGCTGACCAACAGCCATGCTGAAATCAGTGATACCTCGATCGCCAGCAGCGGGGAACGAGCACTGTTGCTGGCCACGGGGGTGACGGGCGACACCGGCCCAGCTTCCACAGCGATGGTTCGCCGCAGTACGCTGCAAGGACTTGGGGTGGGTGTCAGTGTCGCCACCAGCGGTCCGAGCCAGCGAGCGTCGCTGGTGCTGGACGCAACGCGTGTCGAGGCACTGGCTGATGTCGGCAACGTTGAGCCACTGGCCGGCAACGGGCTGCTTCTGATCGGAACCGCCGATGTGTCCATCGAGAACGGCAGCACCGTCATCGGTGCACAGAACGGCATCTACGCCATTGATACGGACGTGGGTGGCCCTTCGGAAGTGAATATTGACAGCTCCCGCGTGGAGGGCCGTACCGCAGCCGCCATCCGGGTCGCTCCCTCGCTTGATCCAGCGAGCCCCCGATCCAACGTCGTCTTCAACGTGCGCAACAACAGCCAGATTGTCGGCGGTGACGGCAATCTCCTCTTCGTCGAGGCACCCGATGCGACGGTCGGCTTCAATGTCGACAACAGCCAGCTGACTGGCAGCATTCTCAACACCGTCGGCAGCACGCTTGACGTTGCCTTGCGCAATGGTGCCAGCCTGAAAGGCACCACGCGCGACATCACTTCAATGGCGCTCGACAATGCCCGTTGGCAGCTGAGCGGCGACAGCAGCACTGGCACGCTGGCGCTGGGCAGCAACAGTGAGATTTCCCTGGGCGACGGCTCCGCCTTCCACACCCTCAACGTGGCCGGCAACTTCACCGGCAATGGCGGCACCCTCGCCTTCAACACCGTACTGGCCGGCGACGATGCCGCCACCGACAAGCTGATCATCGGCGGCGACACCAGTGGCAGTGCCAACGTGCGCGTCAACAACGTCGGCGGTGCCGGGGCGCAGACCAGCCAGGGCATCCAGTTGATCCAGGTTGGCGGCGCGTCCAATGGCCAGTTCAACCTGGCCGGCCGCGCGGTGGGCGGCCAGTACGAGTACTTCCTGCACAAAGGCACCGGCGCCGACGGCAACTGGTACCTGCGTTCGCAGCTACCGACCGTGCCGGACCCGTGCGTGGTCAATCCTAGCCTGCCCGAGTGCAAGCCGGTTGATCCTGTTGATCCGGTCGATCCGGTCGATCCGGAGCCGGTGCTGCGCCCCGAACCCGGCGCCTACCTGGCCAACCTGCAGGCTGCGCAGAGCATGTTCCGCGTGGGCTACCACGACCGCCATGCCGGCCAGAATTCCGGCCGCGCCTGGGCCCGCGTGGATGGTTCGCGCAACGGCTTTGATGCCATCAGCCGCCAGCTCGACATCCACGGCAACAGCCAGGCACTGACCGTCGGCGCCGACGTGTGGCGTCACGAATCGGGCAGCGGCGTGGGCGTGACGCTGTCCAGCGGCAATGCCACCAGCACCTCCACCAATGAACTGACCGGCTACTACGCGCGCGGCAAGGTGAAGGGCGAGGCGCTCGGCGTCTACGGCACCTGGCGCGGCGGCAACGGCGCCGATCCGTATGCCGGCTTCTATGTGGATGGCTCGGTGCAGCGTGCGCAGTTCCGCAACCGGGTGGAAGGTATCGGCCTGGACACGGAACGCTACGACAGCCGCGCTTGGCAGGGCGCAGTGGAAACCGGCTATGCGTTCCGCGTGGGCGGTGCCAGCAACGGTGGCATCTACCTGGAGCCGCAGTTGCAGGTGGGCTACAGCCGCTGGGACAGCAACCGCCACACCGAGGCCAACGGCACGGTGGTCAGCGCCGAGAATGCCAATGGTGTGTTCGGGCGCGCGGGCCTGCGCCTGTCCGGTGTGACCCGCTGGGGAACGGTGCCGCCGAGGTGCAGCCGTACCTCGCCGCCAACTGGCTGCATACCCGCGCCGAGTCGCAGATCCGCGTGGATGACGAGATCGCCGATGCGCGCGTGCCGCGCAGCCGTGGCGAGTTCAGTGGCGGTGCGTCGGTGAAGTTCGGCAACGGCCTCGGCGCCTGGGGCGGCCTGTCGCTGCAGAGGGCCAGTGGCTATCACCAGACCCGTGCGCAGGTAGGTGTCAGTTACAGCTGGTAGTCGGTCGCCTTTTCCTGGGCTTCCCTGGAGTGGAACCGCGCAAGGTGAACGCCGACAGGGCAGCGTCGGCTACGCCTTGCGCGGCGCAGAGATCCCACGCTTCCCACGATGGCCGAGCATGCGCTCGGCTCTGGCCTCTGGAGGAGATCGATCGGTCTTTCTACGCCGCCAGCACCTTCTGGATATCGGCCAACGGTGCGTTGGTCAGGTCCTTGGCGATGTCGCCCAGCAGGCGGGCCTGCGTTTCCTTGTGCAGCAGCGGGCGGATGCGCCCCAGCGTGGTCGGATCGGCCACCAGCACCAGGTGTGCGTAGCGGTTGTTCAGCGCATCCTCGTTCAACTGCTCGGCAACCTGCTTGGCGAAGGTCGCTTCGTTGAGCTGGGAAATGGACATGTCCTTCGGCACTGCCCCCGACGGCCCCTGTCCCGACACGCCCTGCTCGCTGATGTCCTGCAGGCGCAGTTCGCCTTCCTGCTTCAGCGTCAGCTGATGATCGCTGCCGACGTTGGTGAACACGCGGGCCGAACCACCATCGGCGACAATGATCAGCGTACCTTCGGGAATGCGACGGGTCATGCGATGCTCCTTCTCGATTGCGTTATTGCGTTCACCACCACCGTAGACAGGACCATGTGAGCGCTACGGCCAGAGTTCGTTCAATGCACGTCATCGCGTTCAGTGCAGATGAACAGGCGTGATGGAACACAGCGTGCAGATCAGTCCGCTTCGCTGCACGCTCACGCCGATGCCGTTATGATGAATCGATGATCGACAAGACCCACTACGTGACGGGCGCACCTGTTACGTGGGAAGCACTGCCGACCGGCGCTTCGCTTGCCACGAATGCTCCCGCCCTGCATTTCCATCGCCTTGCGCTGGATCCCGGCGGATGACGCCCGCAGGCCCTCTTGCCTGCACCCCTACGCTGATGTGATACCCGGCCGCTGACTGCGCGGTCGTTGTGATCCCGTTGTCGCGTCTCCGCCCCTGCGGCGGTGCTTTGCCGTGCGCGTGGCGTTGCGCCTGCACACACTCCCCGGCCCCCACGCCACCCATCGATGCCCCCGCGCCACTTGCGCCTGCATCGCCGTTTCCGATTTCCGGGACACACCACACCGCTCATTCCCCTATTCCATACCTACAAGGGAGACCCCATGCAGGACACGCCCGAGGCACATGCCCATTTCGGCTGGTTCAAACGCCGCCGCCACCTGAAGGTCGATGAGATCACCGTCGTCGACAAGCCCATGCTCAAGCGCGCCGTGGGCGCCGCCGCACTGGGCAATGCCATGGAGTGGTTCGACTTTGGTGTCTATGGCTATCTCGCCGTCACCATCGGCCAGGTGTTCTTCCCGTCCAGCAACCCCACCGCGCAGGTGATCGCTGCCTTCGCCACCTTCACCGTGGCGTTCCTGGTGCGGCCGCTCGGCGGCCTGGTGTTCGGCCCGCTCGGCGACCGTTATGGGCGCCAGAAAGTACTGGCGTTCACCATGATCCTGATGGCGCTGGGCACGTTTGCGATCGGCCTGATTCCTTCCTATGAGCGCATCGGCATCTGGGCGCCGGTGCTGTTGCTGCTGGCGCGCGTGGTGCAGGGCTTCTCCACCGGTGGCGAGTATGGCGGTGCGGCCACCTTCATCGCCGAGTATTCCACCGACCGCAACCGTGGGTTGATGGGCAGCTGGCTGGAGTTCGGCACGCTGGGCGGCTACATCGCAGGCGCCGGTACCGTGACCGCGCTGCACATGCTGCTGAGCAGCGGGCAGATGCTGGACTGGGGCTGGCGCATTCCGTTCCTGGTGGCCGGCCCACTCGGCCTGCTTGGCCTGTACATGCGCATGAAACTGGAGGAAACGCCGGCCTTCCGCGCCTTCGCCGAGGAAGCCGAGAAGCGCGAGCACGATCGTCCGGGGCTGGGCGCGCTGTTCCAGGTGCACGGCCGCCAGCTGCTGGTATGCATGGGCCTGGTGCTGGTGTTCAACGTCACCGACTACATGCTGCTGACCTACATGCCCAGCTACCTCAGCGTCACCATGGGCTATGCCGAGAGCAAGGGGCTGTTGCTCATCATCATCGTGATGCTGGTGATGATGCCGCTGAACATCGTCGGTGGATTGTTCAGTGACAGGCTGGGCCGCCGCCCGATGATCATCGGCGCGTGCATCGCACTGCTGGTGCTTGCCATTCCGTGCCTGCTGCTGGTCGGCAGCGGCAACGACTGGATGATCTTCCTTGGCCTGATGCTGCTCGGCCTGGCACTGGTGTGCTTCACCAGCTCGATGCCATCCACGCTGCCGGCGCTGTTCTACACCCCGGTGCGCTACAGCGCGCTGTCGATCGCCTTCAATGTTTCGGTATCGCTGTTCGGCGGCACCACCCCGCTGGTGACCGCGTGGCTGGTGGAACGCACCGGTGACCCGCTGGTGCCGGCCTACTACCTGATGGGCGCGGCGGTGATCGGCCTGGTGACCATGCTGTTCGTGAAGGAGACCGCCGGCCTGCCGCTGCGTGGTTCACCGCCGGCCGTGGGCAGCGACAGGGAAGCGGCTGCGTTGTTGAAGAGCGATGTGCCGGTAACGGTGGACCCGAGTCTGCCGCCACTGCCGGACGCTGCGGAGCCCGAGCAGGTGAAGCCGGCCTGAGGCCGGGCGCAGAACGCGATCCACACATGGCGTGGATCTACGGGGCCAGAGGCGCCGGGTGGATACGCCCGGCGCTGCCTGGCGCTACGTCTTGATGCGGGCCAGCTTCCCCGGCGTCCAATGCAGCGTCCAGGTGTAGTTTCCGTCCGGCGGACAGACGTGGCGGTTCGGGCTCTTCCATTCGCAGACGGTCGCCCCGGCACTGACGGTGAAATCGACAATGATGCGATCACCCTGGATGCGAATGGCACGGATGGCGCCTGGAATCTGTTCAGCCGCGTCGTCACCGTAGCCATACCGGCGGATGGCGGCATAGTCTTCTGCTTCCACCGGCGACAGGCTGTTCGGGTTCTCCTGGCCGCGCGGATCGTTTGCCGTCAGCGCCGTCATCACCGCCACCACATTGCGTTGCGCGAAGCTGCCGCCGGTGTAGGTGGACGTGTAGAAGTACACGACCTCGGCACGGCCATCACCATCGAGGTCGGCAACAGCGGTCCACACCGGACGGAAATCGGATTCAATGTCGTCGCCGGGAATCAGCCGCAGGTTGGCTTCGGCGGCCCGGTAGGCCTGTACCAGGCTGGGCGGCAGCACCACCCGCTTGGACGCGGCAGGCGCGGCCGTCGCCGTCAGGCTGGGCAGCGCCAGCGCAACAAGCACCAGGCAGATCGAAGTGGAGCGAAACGTCGCAGGTCCGTGCATGTCGTCCTCCATGATTGTGCGGTCAGTCTAACCGCAGCTCCGGTGGCGCCCAGTCGTGCACGGCACGGGTTCGCGCAATGTGTGGAAGGCGTCCATGCATGGGATGGATCTACTGCGGCCTGTCCAACTCCATCGCACGCATTACGATGGGTTTGGCCCAGTCCGGCGTATGCAGCAGTTCGGCCACCGAGACCGGGTACTGCAGCTGGCCATGCGCCATCGCCAACACCGGCAGCGGCTCAACGCAGCCGTCGGCGTCGGCCGGCGCGCTGTTGTCGTAGACATGCAGCTCGGCCAGGTGTGGCAGCAGTTCCAGCAGGTTCTCGCGCGCCGAATCGAAGCGGGCGTGGATCTTCTCCACCGGAATATCATGACCGCCGGCGGCCACCCGCGCTGCAACGCGGGCAATGTGCAGGTCCACCGTGGCCAGCCCGCAGAACCAGATCGCAACATGATGGTGTTCGCAGGCCCCGCGCAGCAGGCGCGGAATAGTGTTGCCGCCCAGCGTGGTCTCGAAGGCGAAGTCCGTGCCATCGGCCATGGCCTGGCGCAGGCGGCGGGTGCCTTCCAGCCAGGCCTCGGCATTGGCGTCGGGCAGCGGCCAGCCGGCCTCCACCAGGCGGCGGGTGAACGAATCGGGATTGAACCAGCTCAGCCCTTCGGCTTCCAGCCAGGTGCCCAGCAGCGAACTTTTGCCGGCGCCATTGACGCCGGCCAGCACCAGGATCCGCCCCATCGGTCAGAGCGGACGGCCGAGGGTGACCTTGCGGCCGCGGCGGATCGGCTGGCCCAGCACCTTGCCCAGCCCCTCACCGCGCTGCAGGCTGGCCAGGGTCTGGTCGAACTCACCGCGCAGGCGCAGCAGTTCTTCGCTGCGCTCACCGGCATCGCTGCCAGCGGCCTTGGCCAGCAGTTCCTGATACGTGCGGATATCCACGATCACCGCTTCGGGGTGGTTGTGGTTGGTGATGACCAGCGCCTGCTTCTCGCGCACGGTGCGCATCAGGCTCGGCCAGCCACGGGTCTTCACCGACGACGCGGGGGCCTTTTCGAGGCCAGGCAGATCCAGCGGCAGGGTCATGGCACGGCTCCAGACGTGGACAGTTGAGGCCATTATGCCCAATTTGGCCCAATTGGGGATAAATGGACCTTTACCTGCCGGAACCGTCCGCCGCCGCGCCCGGAGCATCGGTCTGCAGCAGGCTGTCCCGCTCGCGCAGCGGGAAGCGGATCCAGGCATCCAGGCCTTGCGGCGCGAAGCGCAGTTCGCCACTGCCGGCCAGTTCGTAGGGGACGCGCTGCTCGATCAGGGCCCGGCCCAGGCCGCGCTGGTGGGGTACCTCCCAATCCTGCACCTCGGCATGCCGCTCGCACCAATGCAGCCCCAGCCATGGCTGCCCCTGCTGGATCTGCAGGTTCCAGGACACCACGATCCGGCCGTCCTCATGGGTCAGCGCGCCATGCCGCAGCGCATTGCTGGCCAGCTCGTGGATCGCCAGTGACAGCACTTCGGCAGCCTTGGGTGGCAGCAGCACGTCCTCACCCTGCAGGTGATAGACCGCGGCAGCCGGTGTCTGCGCTGCAATCTCCTCATCCAGCATGCCGCGCAGGCAGACCCCTGCATTGGCGCCACGGGTCAGCAGGCTCTGCGTGCGTGCCAGCGACATCAGTCGCCCGCATAACCGTTCAGCGTATTCATCCACGCTGCTGACCGACTCGCGGGTCCGCCAGGCAATGGCATGGATGGTCGACATGATGTTGCGCACCCGGTGCTGCAGTTCGGCCAGCAGGACCGCCTGGCGCTCGGCGGCACGCTTGAGATCGTCGATGTCCACGGCGATGGCGAACACCCCGCTGACCCCTCCATCGGCGTCACGCAGCGGCGCTGCGGCAACCCGCGTCCAGCGCACCCGGCCATCGTCGTGCAGGTACTGGAACTCCAGCCCCGGCACCACGGTTTCGCCGCGCATCGCACGGGCAATGGCGAAGTCCTCGGGCCCGATGATGGAGCCATCCGGATGCCACCCCCGCCAACGATGCTGGTTCTCCGCATCGGTCGAAGGCACCTTGCCACTGGGCAGGTACGCACGCATCTGGTCATTGGACAACACCATGCTGCCCTCCAGATCGACGATGCACAGACCCACCGGCAGCACCTTGAAGGCCAGCTCCAGACGCCGCTCGCTTTCACGCCGGCGTTGCTCCTCGCGTTCGCGCGCGGCCTGGGCCACGTGCGCAGGGGTGGTCTCGAACATCGTCACCAGCACGCCATTGATGCGCCCTTCCTCGCCCCGGATCGGGCTGTAGGTGATGGTGAACCAGATGTCTTCCAGGCGACCCTGCCGCGCCAGCGGGTACAGCTTGTCCTCGAAGGTGAGGGTCTCTCCCTGCCAGACGCGGGCATAGAGCGGGCCGTTGATGTGCCAGACCTCGGGCCAGCACTCGCGGGTCGGCTGACCGAGCCCCCCGGGGTGCCTGTCGGCCAGGATCTCGGCGTAGCCATCGTTGTAGAGCTGCACCAGCTGCTCGCCCCACAGCACGATCATCGGGAAGCCATGGGCCAGCATCAGGTCGACGGTAGCGCGCAGGTGCGGCGGCCAGCGCTCGATCGCGCCCAATGGCGTGGACGACCACTCGTGGCGGGCGATGCGCGCGGCCATGCCATCGTGCCGGGCATGCATGCGCAGTGCAGGAGGCGCGGACCCACGCATGTCGGCAGCGTGGAGACCTTCAGTCGGGCGGGCCATGCCGCGCAATCAGGCGGCGCCCGCAGAGGCCCGTGGGACCGCCACCAATCCGGCCAGTTGCTGGACCAGGGCCTCGATGTGGTAAGGCTTGGTGCAGCGAGGAGCCGCAGCAAAGCGGCTGGGCAGGTTCTCATCGTAGCCGGAGGTGAGCAGGAAGGGCGTGCCCGCCTCGGCCAGACGATCGGCCAGCGGATAGACCTGCTCACCGCCCAGGTTGATGTCCAGCAGTGCCACATCGATGGGATGGGTATCGACCAGCTGCCCCAGCGCCTGCAGGTCACCGGCAGGCCCCACCACCTGTGCGCCTTTCAGTTCCAGATAGTCGACCAGGAACATCGCGATGGCGAATTCGTCTTCTGCCACCAGTACGCGCAGCCCATTCAGGCCATCCGGTTTGCTACCTGCCTCCAGCACGCCCTGCACTCCTCGGTACACGCGGCCTGCTTGGCCGCAATGCTGGCAGGATGCGCGATCCGGGCTACAAGGGCGCGTGACGACCGATGAAGAACGCTGCCACGTCGCATTCACTCCGATGATGCAGGCGTCGCGGGCGGCGATTCAGAAGGCGCGCTCCCATTTGAGGCTGAGCAGGCTGCGGTCGTGGCTGTACAACCAGCCAACGTTGCTGTCGATGCGCGCGTAGCGCAGGCTCAGGCTGGGTACCAGCCCGGCCACCGCGAGGCGCTCGCTGCGGACGACGGCGATCAGGTTCTGTTCGCTGTCCTCACGCCGCGCCTCCAGCAGCGGGCTCCACGCGTCGTAGTCGCGCTCGCGCAACGACACGAATACGGTGGCGGTGGTGCCCGTCCACTGGCGTGCCGCCCCCAGGCGCAGGCCACGCTGGCGGTAACCGTTGGCCGGATTGGCAGCACTGCTGTCACTCAGGTCCAGCCCGGCAAAGAGGGTCCAGCGCGGGTTGAGCGCATGGAACCAGGTGGCATACACCGCGGCCAGCTCACCGTCGTAATTGCTGGCCAGGCCGCGCTGACGATAGCGCTGGCGCTTCCAGTCGGCCTCCAGCTTGAGCAGGCTGCGCGCGTCCAAGGCATATTGCCATTCGCCATGCAGCCCGCTGCCGCCCTGCAGGGCCCGGTTGCCCAGGCCCTGGTAGTCATAGCTCGGCGCGATCTGCAGGGCATGCCGTGCGCTGCGCCAGCTATAGCCCGCCTGCACGCTCGCATTGAGCTCGTTGTAGGCGCTGTGCCCGCGCCATGCCTGGCCGAACGCAAGCCCGCGCACATAGACGCCGTGATGTCCGGCCAATGCCCAGCGACGTTCGAGGTTGCCGTCGTAGTCCAGGCCCATGGCGCGCTGGGCATCGGGAAGATTGCGCTGGATGATGCAGGTGTCGCCCACTCCGAACAGGCAGGTGCGGCTGGCCGAGCTGCGGTTGATGTTGTCGCTCCATGCCGGGCCGGCTGCCAGCGCTCCTTTCCAGCGTTTGCGGGCCTGCAGCGCAGCCAGGTAGGCGTCCACCCGGCCGCGCACACCTGCGGTGGCGGGGTCGTCGGCATTGATGCCACCGGCGATGGCCGTGAACAACACCACGGCATCGCGGTCGCGCTGGTCCTCGGCATAGACACGTGCAAGCTCAAGGCGGGCCGGCAGGAAATCCGGCTGCGCCGCCAGCAGTGCTTCGTACTCGTTGGCCGCGCGGTGGTGATTGCCGGCCACCCGCGCCAGGCCGCCCTGCGCGTAGTGGCGCAGCAACGGGTCGTGGCCGGGCAGTTCGATGTATTCGTCCAGGAAGCGCTGCGCTGCGCCCCATTGCTGATGCTGCAGCGACAGGTACAGCGCCTGGCCCAGATCGTCGACCGTGCGCTCCACGCGCAGGGTCTGGCCGTCGATGGTGATGGTCGGTCGCGCCGACTCGGCCTGCTGCAGGCGCTGCTGGTCCTGCTGCTGGTGGCGCAGCTCGCTGCCCTGCTCCAGCACACGACGAAGATCATCCTGCTGGGCGCGCACATCGGCAGCCGCCAGCAACAGGATCACAAGGAAGATGGGATGGCGCATGGTCGATCCGTGGTGATGCATGCAGCGGGCCGAAGCAGGGACTGGCGGATCGCGGCTTGTCCCTGCCCTGCCCCGTCAGGGGCGTGGCAATCAGTTCTTGCTGCCGCCGAAGGCGGTGTCGTACTGGCTGTTGCCGGCGAAGGTGGCGATGCCGGCCAGGGTGGCGGCGTTGGCGCCGAAGAACTGGCCCTGGGTGGTGCCGTTGACGCTGCCATTGGCGTTGGCCGAACCGGCGAACGATGCATCGGCACTGTTGATGTTGGCAACGATGGCCAGGGTCAGGCCATTGCCGGACAGCGCACCGTCCAGGGTGCCGGCGCCGAAGTCGGCGTCGAAGGTGCCGCTCAGCAGGTTGCTGCCGTTGAACTTGTTCAGGCCGGCCACGGTGTAGGACGCCACGCCGGCGGGCAGCGTGGTGCCGGCGCGGTCACCAACGAAGTAGACCTGGCGGTTGTTGAAGCCACCGGCGGCGCCATCCTTGGACCACTCACCGAACCAGACATCGCCACTGCCGACCTTGACGAAGTTGAAGTGGCCCATGCCGGCGTGGCTGCCCGGTGCGCCGGTGATCGGCATGGCCAGGGTGCGAACCGTCACGCCATTGACGGTGGTGGGTGCCGAGTAGGCGCTCAGGCCCTGGAAGTCCACCGGCTTGGCCTGGGACACGGTGCCGACACCGACACCGGCCTTGCCAGCGCGGTGCGGGCCGCCATTGACCTGCGATTCGCCAACCGCGACGTACAGCTCGGCATCGGTCCTGGCACTGGCGGCACCAACGATATCGGCAGCATGCGCGGCACCGACCAGAGCCAGCGAGGCGGCAACGGCGAGCACCGAACGGGAGATCATTTTCATGGTATTGCTCCTTGGTTGAGGGAACTACGGGTACAACGCTTGAAGGTGGGAGATCAGAAGCGCGCGGTGACGCCGAGCTTCAGGGTGCGACCCGGGGCCGGCAGCGTGGACCGCGTGGCTGGATCGACGTAGTAGCGGTTGCCGAGGTTGCTGCCGACCAGCTCGACGCTGGCATGCTCGTTGAAGCGCCAGCGCGCATAGGCATCGACGGTGGTGATGTTTCCCCAGGTGAACGGCACGTTCTGCCAGAGCAGGCCGCTGCCACCGCTCAGCAGGCGGTCACGGTAGGCCTGCAGATCAGGGTTCTCGTGCCGCTGGTAGTGCACGATGCGGCTGCCCAGTTCCAGGCGCTCATCGAACAGGCGCGTGCCCAGCGACCAGTTGATCGACAGCTTGGGAATGGCCTGGGTCAGCAGGTAACCACCGACGAAACCATCCTGCACGCAGTTCGGGACCAGGCCGCGGTTCGCGTCCAGGAGGACCGCCATGCTCTCGTCACACACCTCGTTTTCCAGCGTGCGGGTGATGCCCAGATCGGTGAAGAAGCGCCGGTTGTCGAAGCGCGCCTGCAGCTCGATGCCACGGATGGTCTGCTTGTCGATGTTGTCGAACAGGAAGTTGCCATCGCGCTCGATCACGTCACGGGTCTTGTGCACGTAGTACGCCAGCTTGACGTCGGCATCGGCGGTGTTGCCGAACAGGGCTGACAGGTTGTGCACGTAGCCCACCTCGTAGTTGTAGGCGTGCTCGGGCTTGAGCGCATGCAGCGGATTGAGGCTGCCGGAGAAGGCGATGGTGCTTTCGAACATGCTCGGGAAGCGCACCGCTTCGCTGTAACGCACGTAGGCACGGGCGGCCGGGGACAGGTGTGCAGTGGCCGAGAAGGTCGGCAGCCAGGCGTGGTCGCGGCGACGGCTGTTGCGACCATCGACCCGCTGCGACTGTACGCTGTTGCCGATGCTGCAGACCTGGTCGCTGCCGGCAAACACCGGCTGCACGCCGGGAATGGCCGCCACTTCGCCATTGAGGCAGGGATTGCCGGCGCGGGTGTAGTTGCCATCGGCATCGGGCAGCCAGGGCCGCGTGTACCTGACCGGACGCGGCGTCTCGTACGGCGCCAGCAACGCACGGATGCTGTCATCGATGAACCAGCCCATGCCGCGCTTTTCCCATACGGCGCGACGTGCTTCCAGAGCGTCGATGCGGGCCTGCAGATTGGCCGGACGCGGCGGCAACTCGTTTACGGTGTACTGCGCTTCCTTGCCACCTACGCCCTTGGTCAGCAGCTCGGGGTGCGCCTCGAGGAAATCGTCGAAGGCCCAGTAGCGGCTGTAGCGCACGCCTGCATTGAGGGTGAGGAAGTCGACCGGCCGCCACTCCAGGGTGAGGTAGCCTTCGCCCTCCTGGCGGCGCCCGGCACGCGGGAACATGCGCCAGCCATCG is a genomic window containing:
- a CDS encoding Slam-dependent surface lipoprotein; its protein translation is MKMISRSVLAVAASLALVGAAHAADIVGAASARTDAELYVAVGESQVNGGPHRAGKAGVGVGTVSQAKPVDFQGLSAYSAPTTVNGVTVRTLAMPITGAPGSHAGMGHFNFVKVGSGDVWFGEWSKDGAAGGFNNRQVYFVGDRAGTTLPAGVASYTVAGLNKFNGSNLLSGTFDADFGAGTLDGALSGNGLTLAIVANINSADASFAGSANANGSVNGTTQGQFFGANAATLAGIATFAGNSQYDTAFGGSKN
- a CDS encoding sensor histidine kinase, with translation MARPTEGLHAADMRGSAPPALRMHARHDGMAARIARHEWSSTPLGAIERWPPHLRATVDLMLAHGFPMIVLWGEQLVQLYNDGYAEILADRHPGGLGQPTRECWPEVWHINGPLYARVWQGETLTFEDKLYPLARQGRLEDIWFTITYSPIRGEEGRINGVLVTMFETTPAHVAQAAREREEQRRRESERRLELAFKVLPVGLCIVDLEGSMVLSNDQMRAYLPSGKVPSTDAENQHRWRGWHPDGSIIGPEDFAIARAMRGETVVPGLEFQYLHDDGRVRWTRVAAAPLRDADGGVSGVFAIAVDIDDLKRAAERQAVLLAELQHRVRNIMSTIHAIAWRTRESVSSVDEYAERLCGRLMSLARTQSLLTRGANAGVCLRGMLDEEIAAQTPAAAVYHLQGEDVLLPPKAAEVLSLAIHELASNALRHGALTHEDGRIVVSWNLQIQQGQPWLGLHWCERHAEVQDWEVPHQRGLGRALIEQRVPYELAGSGELRFAPQGLDAWIRFPLRERDSLLQTDAPGAAADGSGR
- a CDS encoding surface lipoprotein assembly modifier; this translates as MRHPIFLVILLLAAADVRAQQDDLRRVLEQGSELRHQQQDQQRLQQAESARPTITIDGQTLRVERTVDDLGQALYLSLQHQQWGAAQRFLDEYIELPGHDPLLRHYAQGGLARVAGNHHRAANEYEALLAAQPDFLPARLELARVYAEDQRDRDAVVLFTAIAGGINADDPATAGVRGRVDAYLAALQARKRWKGALAAGPAWSDNINRSSASRTCLFGVGDTCIIQRNLPDAQRAMGLDYDGNLERRWALAGHHGVYVRGLAFGQAWRGHSAYNELNASVQAGYSWRSARHALQIAPSYDYQGLGNRALQGGSGLHGEWQYALDARSLLKLEADWKRQRYRQRGLASNYDGELAAVYATWFHALNPRWTLFAGLDLSDSSAANPANGYRQRGLRLGAARQWTGTTATVFVSLRERDYDAWSPLLEARREDSEQNLIAVVRSERLAVAGLVPSLSLRYARIDSNVGWLYSHDRSLLSLKWERAF
- a CDS encoding response regulator gives rise to the protein MLEAGSKPDGLNGLRVLVAEDEFAIAMFLVDYLELKGAQVVGPAGDLQALGQLVDTHPIDVALLDINLGGEQVYPLADRLAEAGTPFLLTSGYDENLPSRFAAAPRCTKPYHIEALVQQLAGLVAVPRASAGAA